In Thermosipho affectus, a genomic segment contains:
- a CDS encoding CRISPR-associated endonuclease Cas4/Cas1 gives MFPEIPIYSINAYLYCEYRYFLEEVVGIFKENAHISEGKYINEKESKNISTKNWKKTSKIFVSSEEYGIYGYIDNVIKTPDKIKIVEIKKGSAKKPYENDIMQIIAYMIAYSETFEIKKESIIGELNYKGSNTKFRVKLTDNRLNKLKNIIDNIYAIKSDKIRPIPKYRKKCKDCSLFEICQPINNEKVKIMPRIVEKQPIFLFSHGIFIGKKGESFLFTLNNEKNVIPAYKISSINIFGIFTISRQAVELAAKYSIPIIINNSICKNITTINIPFSKNNFLRKKQVELSSDEKLKLELSKKMIIGKIRNMEITLKKKNIKINYTPYIYKINKASTSDEIIGIEGIVSRNYFENFGNILNNFTFNTRTRRPPKDPINSLLSFGYTILYNLVHSILLSIGLDPYFGFLHTTQYGRGSLALDLMEEFRPLIIDTSVIKVINKSMIKEKDFIKENNGIYLKQKARKKFVNVILKRLLDKHYYDKMGGSIEYIRIIESQARLLQKHILGELEYTPFIVKK, from the coding sequence ATGTTTCCAGAAATACCTATTTATTCAATAAATGCATATTTATACTGTGAATATAGATATTTTCTCGAAGAAGTTGTTGGAATATTTAAGGAAAATGCCCATATATCAGAAGGAAAATACATAAATGAAAAAGAAAGTAAAAACATCTCAACTAAAAATTGGAAAAAAACATCAAAAATATTTGTTTCATCAGAAGAGTATGGGATTTATGGATATATAGATAATGTAATAAAAACACCTGATAAAATTAAGATTGTAGAAATAAAAAAAGGTTCTGCCAAAAAGCCTTATGAAAATGATATAATGCAAATAATTGCGTATATGATAGCCTATTCTGAAACTTTTGAAATAAAAAAAGAAAGTATAATAGGAGAATTAAATTATAAAGGTTCAAATACAAAATTTAGAGTTAAGTTAACGGATAATAGACTCAATAAATTAAAAAATATAATTGACAATATATACGCAATAAAATCTGATAAAATTCGACCTATCCCAAAATATAGGAAAAAATGCAAAGATTGTAGTTTATTTGAAATATGTCAACCAATCAATAATGAAAAAGTAAAAATAATGCCTCGTATCGTTGAAAAACAACCTATTTTTTTATTTAGCCATGGAATATTCATAGGAAAAAAAGGAGAAAGTTTTCTATTTACTTTAAACAACGAAAAAAACGTGATTCCAGCATACAAAATTTCATCAATAAATATTTTTGGAATTTTTACAATATCAAGACAAGCAGTCGAATTGGCAGCAAAATACTCCATACCAATAATTATTAATAATTCAATTTGCAAAAACATAACTACCATAAATATACCATTTTCAAAAAATAATTTCTTACGAAAAAAACAAGTAGAATTATCTAGCGATGAAAAATTGAAATTAGAGCTCTCAAAAAAAATGATAATTGGAAAAATAAGAAATATGGAAATCACTTTGAAAAAGAAAAATATAAAAATTAATTATACACCATATATTTATAAAATAAATAAAGCATCAACATCAGATGAAATTATTGGCATAGAAGGAATAGTATCAAGAAATTACTTTGAGAATTTTGGAAATATTTTAAATAATTTTACTTTTAATACACGTACAAGGCGACCTCCAAAAGATCCTATTAATTCTTTATTAAGTTTCGGATACACTATACTTTACAACCTTGTACATTCAATATTACTTTCAATTGGACTTGATCCATACTTTGGATTTCTTCACACTACTCAATATGGAAGAGGATCACTTGCATTAGATCTCATGGAAGAATTCCGACCATTAATTATCGATACTTCAGTAATAAAAGTAATAAACAAATCTATGATAAAAGAAAAAGATTTTATCAAAGAAAACAATGGAATTTATTTAAAGCAAAAGGCCAGAAAAAAATTTGTCAATGTTATTTTAAAAAGACTCTTAGATAAACATTATTATGATAAAATGGGAGGATCCATAGAATACATAAGGATAATAGAATCACAAGCCAGATTATTACAAAAACATATACTCGGAGAACTGGAATATACTCCTTTCATTGTAAAGAAGTGA